gagcatttttcaatttaagtgTGGTAACAAAATTGATATATGTGTCATCTGTCCTAGTATTGAATTCACAAGATATGATATTGGCCAGTGTAtccatttgtctatttttaggccaatattgttccaggaaAGCAGTACTGAATTTGTCTAACGTCCTGAATTTGTGATTATGgatctggaaaaacatcagagGTTCACCGCTCAACAAGCTGGTCAATTGCGGTCACCACATATTCCAATTTACATCCATTTCATTCAAAACAATCTGCCACTGACCTTGATTCCTTTTTACTCTCTACGTAATTCCAGAATTGTTTAATATTGGATTTAATGTTGCATTGTAATGAGTCTATGTACCTCTGATAAGCTATATTTATTCCTGATTTTATTGATGCTCTTAAATCTATGAATTTGATAAAGTAGTATCTGGAGAACGATTTTTTTATGTGCACacttatttttagatttaatcatttgaattatATTCCTTGTATACCAAACTGGATACCTAGATTTGTATTTGGTAATTATTTGTTTTGATACCTAGTCTTTGTGCGACAACCTCTAATATTTTAATTCAACTAAGAGAGAGTTagaattcaaaacaaataattaatttcaaaaaagaataaaacaatGGCAAGAATTTGAAAAGCAATTCATGATACCCAgttcaagagttgaatgaaACTGATGCAGTTGAAACTGTTTTAAGGATGCAGTTTTGCCATTGTAATTGAgaacttataattattatataattataatatattaggaATTAAAATCATATAGTTATTTTTAAAGAACTTGCTGCTGACGATCTATTTTAAATTTGCAGTTTAACTCTAGTTTCATTTTGTAGGGTTGCTTGTCTTGAATTTttagcaaataaattgaacaaaataccttagtctgaatataattataaaacatGTATATTTTGTACAGCATATAAGATGTCTGTTAATAGTTTGAACAGATAATTAGtagtttttgttttcaaaattattgtatgaTAATAATCAGATAAACTATTAGTAACTGTCTCTTTTTGTTATCTTAGCACACTCCACAGTTTCAGGTCTCAACATAGAAAGATAAGATCTATCTAATtcacaaactctacagaaaagttttctatctgatgctgacgtcacaatggggcgatatggctgtagatgttggcttcatcgactttcagtatgaatatacaatggggcgtgtctattctataactggtctaaggtttcaGCCAAGGTTGTATTacccttttaatgtcgttcagcaagttttcccgaggatgagacctagtgcaatcgaatttttatatcataaacctactatgttccaaactccgtggaaatcgttagagccatttttgagatccattgaacataaataaccagataaccagatatgaaaatataaacagatatacagaaattgctcacttaatataatgGGATAAGATTTTGAAATGTCCAAGTATCTTCAGAAATAAATAGTTAGTCCAGGCATAAATGTACTTCCATGGTCATTTTTTGTAACAAACGTAGAAGATGTCTCAATTGCTTTGTTAAGAATTTGTGTAGGGGTGAGGATTTTTAATATGTTTACACCTTAGAAGAGCTGAGGGGTCAAAAATGAGTTCCAAACCTTTCTTTCTgtaccttttttgagcattcgttgcctggactacttGTAGAATCTCGCCTCTCCCTGCTAGAAGCGGGgtttacattggtcaagttACTTGAATCAAGTTTACTGAAGTCAAGTAACTTGAACAGTGTAAACGCTTCTTCAAGTGATTTTTACCTCGTTCAAGTAGTGCTTGACTCCTAGATTCAAGTGTCAAGTAAAAGTTGAACATGTTTGATTTTTGGAGTCAAGTTGGCTGCACTTGAAACAAGTAGGAAGGTCTCTTGACCAGTGTAAACACACATTCAAGTTCACTTGCTTCAAGGATTAACCTAAAAATCTAGTGTCACGTTGAGTGGTGTTGTTTTGTTATTGTTAATGTTAAAAGCATCTTTCTAAAAATGAGTTCAAAAAGTGCTAAGTGGACAagtgatcaaattattgaattccTGGAGGTGTATGGAAACTATCCTGTACTGTGGAACTCGGGTTTGAGGAATTTAAGAGATGCCGGATTTAAAGGTTTGGTAGACCAATTGAAAACCAATTTTCCCGACATCACCTTGGATGTGGTAAGAGCCAAAATAAAACTAATCAAAACCATTGTCAGCCAAGAATGCATTAAAATTGCGAAATCCAAAAAATCTGGTTCAGCTGCAGATGAACTGTACGAACCTAAACTTAGCTGGTTCCATGCTGCAAAGTTTTTAATGGGTCGTTCGTCCAGCAGACCTTCTACTTCAACTCTGGTAAGTAAAAACTACATTTCTTTATGTCTacacataatttattaataaaatgctTTTATATACTATGAGTTACATATTTACATACAAATATTGCAGTAATAGTATTTTAACTGAGTACCTTCAGCATACAACATACAGGAAAGGCTAACATATTACATTTGTACAAAGTTAAAGGCTGTTCGATGGTTGATCAGCACCAATCCACTTCCATTGCCACGGTAGTGACCCTTGTTTTGAACAGAAGAAATTTTCATACTGCTCTCTAAACTTTTTGAGCTCTTGTTTGTAAGCATTTGTCGAAGTCAGTTTCGATTTCCTCAACAGACATGATGTATTGAGAGTGGTGCGCCATGTGCCTGGTATGATTGTGCATGTTGTCATGTCTTCCACATCTACAGATGAAGGATGAAGGTAATATTTCCCTGATGATTTGCGTAGCCAGTTGTGAAGTGCACAACAAGTTTTGACAACCAAATCTACAGTTTGAGGAATCAATgcaataggctgtttgaatacTCTAAATCTAGCAACTAAAATGCCGAAAGCATTTTCCGAAACTCTACAAGCTCTAGAAAGTCGataattgaatattctttctGAAATTGTTAAGTTACGTTTGCTGAAAGGTTTCAGTATGTCCTTTCTTAGAGGAAATGCATCATCTGCAACAACAACCGCATTCTGTGGTAAATTAATGGTGTTACGTTCCATTGCAATGTTCAATGTTGATGCTTGAAAAACTGCACCATCATTTGACTTTCCATTAGCACCGACATCTATGTATGAGAAATTGTATTCGGCATCAACTAATGCGAACAGTATGATGCTGAATGTACCCTTGTAATTGTAGTAAATCGAACCGCTCTCAGCAGGGCACTTAATTTGGACATGTTTCCCATCAATTGCTCCTATGCAATTGGGAAAGTTCCACTGCACTTCAAATTTGCGTTGCACCAACTCCCACTCTTCCTTTGTACTTGGCAcctgaaaaaaatgtattgcctcaatttttttcaggatatttgtattattttgtacagTTATTCTGTTTCATTTCAGGATAAGGAATTCCAAATTCTGCCCACACTTACTGACGCATCTGGGACTGACAATATAGAGGATGTGGATTCTCCAAGTTCTCCAATTGTTCAACCACAACAAAAAATAACTAAATCTCAAACACCTGGAATGCATCCTCCACGCTCCAAAAAGCAAAAAATATCCGAAATACGTGCTGTTGAACACATAGTTGATAAACTACATGTAATATCGCAAAACGTTAAGCCAGCTGGCAAAAATGGTTCTGTTAGACACACTAGTGATGAACTGTCTCATTTTGGAGAGTACGTTTCAGCACAATTGGGGCAATTAAACCCAATCGATTCTCTTAAGGCTCAAAAAGCTATCCAAGACATTCTTATAACTGCAAGAATGGAatcattgaattgaaacatgCAAATTCACAGATATTATTCACCATCACCAACCATAGCTACCTCTGTATCTGGATCTGACAGAACTGATGTGGAAGATATTCATCACCAAGAAAATTCAAACGACTTACTTTCTACTGCTTTGCAAACCAGTTTCTTACTAGAAACCGACAAAGAAAAAAATGATTCCGAAAATGTTATGGTTATGGAAGAAATTGTTGTTGACAACAATTGTGATTATGAaagcatttaaaaattaattgacatCCTACTTGTAACagtaaacataattataaaatataatgtgtTTTTAGTTTACCTTAATATATTCTTCAAGTACTTCGTAAACCGCTGCCAAAACTTCAGGTAGGAATTTGCTGATTGTACTTTTTGGCACTCTGTATAGATACTGCAAAGAAGTGAAACTGTCACCAGTAGCTAAATACCTTAAGTTATTTCAAGTCTTGTTTTTGCCGGTATTGCTAGCCTCAACATTGTATCCTTTTTTGTAATCTTCTTTTCAACCAAAGACAAAAgttcatcaaacttttgtggtGTCATTCTTAGGTGGTTTCTGTATGAATCCACGTCCTCTACAGCTAATTCTCTGAGTAAGCTGTTTGAGGCTCCAAGTACTGATCTATGACTAATCCAACTCCGTACCTACCCAtaatcttcctcttcttcttttaatttttcttaATGCATTTTCTGTAATATTACTTACTAATGGTACTACCAGTGCAACGACTTGACGGAGAGCATCAGCTACATCATCAGGAGTGACGGCCATTTTCACTGCAGACAACAACAATTATTACACAAAATTATTAGGAATGTCACCAATCCCtccacttgaattcaagtttgcAAAAATCGTTCATATAGTGTAAACACCAAAATTGATTCAAGTTGACTTGAATCAAGTTAACTTGATTCAAGTaacttgaccaatgtaaacGAGGCTTCTCATATGGCATGGGGAGCAGCCTACTGCACCCATCTAAGAAGACTAGAAGTTAAGTATTAAAAAAGCAATCTTTAAAGCTGGCTTCCGTAGATGTTGAAGATATCCCTCATCTTTATTATTTCAGGAAAATAGAATTTTACCcctgaaaaattatgaataaatgataatatacTCATTTATGcttataaacattttgtttcaattttcacaacAACTTTACATTCTCATAACACGAGATAATATGCAGCTACATTTGGAATCAGAAAAGTCCAGCTGACGAAATCCTTCTCAAcaacaaattgttttttctcaGCCCAggtaattatttattgtgatttattacaaagaGATTTTTTCAGAAGATATATTCTTCCAGCTGAGAAAaagaatttagaaaaattctctcttgaaaatatttatcactagccgtcaggctcgcttcgctcgccatatccatgtagccagggggctccgccccctggacccccgactggatcatccaagaatgagatcagcaggctcactttgctcgcctgcatttttcatttttatcatgtgttaggacgatccagtcgggggtccagactgaacggatatggcgaacgaagcgagcctgacagctagtaatataatattcccaggaatagctctgattgaagtagcagtgcccaatcaatttttccgagataaatgcatttcaatcttcaacttggcgctaacctaacaaagtcaactcaacttaatgccaacctgacaaaattattaatttagttaccagttaacaactgtttcgaagaggtactcgatctctctagattatagttctatattaacataatatggtatggccttttttcaattataattaagagaataagaagaatatacatgctaaaagacgagctttaaacccttaaaaaacacccttagagttaaaatattgctaaaagatttcttagtgcgcctctaaaggaaACTTTTAATATGtacaatcttcttcttctttatgtgCCGTCTCCTTTAAGAAGGTTGGCTATCAACATggcaattttgatttttgaggcAACCGCCCTGAAAAGATCAATGGAACTACTGTTGTACCACTGTCTCAAGTTATTTAACCAGGAGATCCGTCTTCTTCCTATACTTCTTTTGCCTTGTATCTTTCCTTGTATGATGTTTTGCAAAAGTGTATATCTCTCTCCTCTCATTACATGACCCAGGTATTGCAGTTTCCTGATTTTGATGGTGATCATGATTTCTCTGTCCTTTCCCATTCTTCTTAATACTTCCTTGTTGGTTGTTCTGCTAGTCCAGCTTATTCTGAGAATTCTTCTATAAGCCCACATCTCAAATGCTTCTAGCCGGTCGGTGTCGTTCTTTTTAAGAGTCCAGGCTTCCATTCCATATAATAGAACTGGAAATACTTAGCCTTTAAGCATTCTTAATTTGAGATGCAGGCTAAGATCAGTACTACTCAGTACACTCctcattttattaaaagtagctcTAGCCTGTCCAATTCTTGATTTTATTTCTTCGGAGTAGTCATTGTTGTCAGTGACAATTGTTCCCAAGTATTTATATTTGCAGACCTTCTCCACTAGCTCGCCTCCAATCCATAGTGTTTCTGGTTGTTGTCGGTGTTTCGTTATTGTCATAAATTTGGTCTTTTTGGTGTTCAGTGTTAGCCCTCTCTCCTCGCTGGTCTTTACTACTTGATCCAGTAGACCTTGTAGTTCTTCTAAGGTTTCCGCTATTAGTATCGTATCGTCTGCGTATCTTATGTTATTAATGATCTTCCCATTTACCTTCACTCCTGTTGTATTTTGACCTTCCAGTGCTTCTTGTATTATGTCTTCTGAGTACAGATTGAACAGTAAGGGTGAGAGCACACATCCTTGCCTTACTCCACGTTTTATATCTATCTCCTCGGAAAGTTCATTATCAACTAAAACTTTGGTGGTCTGATTAAAATAG
The sequence above is drawn from the Nilaparvata lugens isolate BPH chromosome 2, ASM1435652v1, whole genome shotgun sequence genome and encodes:
- the LOC120350095 gene encoding uncharacterized protein LOC120350095 produces the protein MGRSSSRPSTSTLDKEFQILPTLTDASGTDNIEDVDSPSSPIVQPQQKITKSQTPGMHPPRSKKQKISEIRAVEHIVDKLHVISQNVKPAGKNGSVRHTSDELSHFGEYVSAQLGQLNPIDSLKAQKAIQDILITARMESLN
- the LOC120350094 gene encoding LOW QUALITY PROTEIN: protein ANTAGONIST OF LIKE HETEROCHROMATIN PROTEIN 1-like (The sequence of the model RefSeq protein was modified relative to this genomic sequence to represent the inferred CDS: inserted 1 base in 1 codon) yields the protein MTPQKFDELLSLVEKKITKKDTMLRLAIPAKTRLEITXRYLATGDSFTSLQYLYRVPKSTISKFLPEVLAAVYEVLEEYIKVPSTKEEWELVQRKFEVQWNFPNCIGAIDGKHVQIKCPAESGSIYYNYKGTFSIILFALVDAEYNFSYIDVGANGKSNDGAVFQASTLNIAMERNTINLPQNAVVVADDAFPLRKDILKPFSKRNLTISERIFNYRLSRACRVSENAFGILVARFRVFKQPIALIPQTVDLVVKTCCALHNWLRKSSGKYYLHPSSVDVEDMTTCTIIPGTWRTTLNTSCLLRKSKLTSTNAYKQELKKFREQYENFFCSKQGSLPWQWKWIGADQPSNSL